In the Ptychodera flava strain L36383 chromosome 1, AS_Pfla_20210202, whole genome shotgun sequence genome, CCGCATCTGATGAGGTACTCGGCGACAAATGGATGTCCATTGCCAGCAGCCAAAATCAGAGCTGTGTCGCCGACTTTTGTCCGGGCGTCAACCAGGGCGCCGAACTCTATGAAGAACTTCACAGTGGAAAGATGGCCTCGCATCGCAGCTTTGTGCAGTGGACGCTCGCCAAGCTTATTTTTAGCATTTACATTCACGCCATTTTCCACCAACGTTTCCACAATCGGAAGGTTGCCATTTTCAGCAGCTTCGTGCAGGGCTGTATCGCCGCTCTTCTCGGCGGCATTTACGTCAGCGCCATACCTCATCAACAGGTGGCAGATTTTCAAGTTCCCCTTGACTGCAGCAAGGTGCAAGGGAGTCGTCTTCTGAATGTTCTTCGCATTGACTTTAGCACCCTCACGCACTAGATAAGTGGTCATCTCATGGCGCCCTCCATGGACGGCGTAGTGCAAAGGAGTGTTACGTTCGAGAGTTCTCTCATTTAAAAAATCCTCGTCATCCGGACGTTGGAGCATTTTGTGGAGAATCTCTAGGTTTCCACGATAGGCGGCGATATGCATCGGAGTTTCCCCGATTCTGTTGGCCACATGATTGGCCCCCTTCTCCAGCAGCAGATCGTAAATTTGCATGGCGCCATAGTCAGCCGCTCCGTGCAGAGCAGTCTCGTAAGTCTCATCTCGACAGTTGACGTCGAGGTCTGGGCAGTTAtccaacaaatatttcaaaatagtgTAATGACCCCAATAGGCTGCTGTGAAGACAACGCTAACGCTCCTCTTAGTTGGAATGGTGTAATCCGCTCCCTCGTCCAGTAGAACTTTCACCGCCTCCAGATGACCAGCACCGCACGCGACATGTAATGGAGTTTCACCAAATTTCCCGCGTTTATTGATATCGTGTcctgatttgcataattgtcTGATTTCAGTCACGTCACCAATTTTTGCCGCTTTGTGTAAATCATTCTGATACTTTTCGACTGTTACCGCCTCTTCGATTGATCTTACAACTTTTGGAAAATTCATCTTACGAGCTATTTCCAAAGCTGTCATGTCGTTGAACTTACTGACCTCGTTCTGAACTCTGAGAGCATTGAACTCGGCGAAGTCGACCATCTTTTTAAAGATGGCGCCGACAATCTTAGATTGACTGTGGATGGCTGCCTGGTGTAGAAGCGTGAAGCCATTTCTTGTCGTTCTCAAGTCAGCTCGTTTCACAAGTTCTAATGCTTTGAAGTGACCGCCGGTTTCTATAGCATCAAATAATCTGTCTTCTGTTGTTTGGCGATTGCAGCCATTGGTTCCTGAAAGATACAAGTAACATTGAAACACCATGAATTATTCATTTGCTTGAGTCACACTCTGTCTGTTAACGTCTCATGAGCACTACTTTTCTCTGACGTCATTGCTTGACTAATGCAGGTTTTGGTCGTAATATCACCACAACGTCACCTTGGTGgttttgcttttttatttttatttaccaATCATCCACACGGGCGTAATAGTAAGCTAACAGGATATGAGGTACCGTTTGACCTTTAAATGGTCAAGGACCTAACTCCATGATCGAGTCTCGAACGCACCTTCCTCCGACAACAATAACTAGGCAAACTATGCTGTGTAAATGTGTAACAAATTCAGCGTTTAATGTTTGCTTTAATAGTGATTTATATGTGATGTAAACTAAACAGAaccataaatatacaatatcGTCTTTGATTAGATTTATGAAGTATGTTTGCAATCTGTCAGGACAGGACAGTTTGACTGAAATGCATTTACTACGTTTAACTTCATTTTGATCTTGGGGATTACGTGATTACAGAttaaaatataaacatgttttcgcttttgttttatttaattcCGTACCATTATTATGTTCATTGGGGGTTCTTTTTCTGTGTGTGACTCTATAGTCGATGGGACCGAATTGTGATGACAACAGTTCTATTGATGAGCAAGATGTGATGTGACATGGTATGGCACCGTGGACACAATACATTTCCTAAAGTTTTGTCAACTAGTCTATTGACcgtcttcctcttcttcctttCTCGATAACATCGTTGCCTAGTGGCGCCCGTAGCGCCAAGTAGAGTGTCGGTATTCAGTTAGAAAATGAGGAAGGATAGGTCGTGATTGTCATGGAATGTTACGCCGATGTATTTATTGAGTATTTCCCGCATGATCGCTGATCGCTACACTTCCTCTTTCGGTAGTGGCTCTTACTATATGGCTATAGGCTAAAGGCTAATGTCAAGGCTGTATGTTTGATGGTATGATGTAATGTATAGAGCAATGCAAGGCGTTAGATGCAGGCTTGGTTTTGTAGGTGGACATACGAAAGGCGGGACTTCAAATGACAACTGATGagctatctctctctctctctctctctctctctctctctctctctctctctcatttgagtgaaatagTATATGATATTTAATAGATGCTTCATACCCACGTCTTCTCTTATTTAACATTGATGTCTATATATAAGGTGGCCTTAGTAACGTTTGTTGTACGTTTCACACGATCACGTGAAATAAATTAAACACATTTATGACCTTATGAACAAGCGGAATTGGGTACAACCTTGTCATGATAGATATCGTTCAATAACCGAGGGGCCCTCAGTGGCGCTGAAACTTAAAGTCTCGTGATGTCTTCCATgacaaatgttttgtttgcCCGCTGTGGCCCTGACTTTCTTCTCATTATTCGATGACTTTTTCATGATAATTGCGATTGTTTGATTGATGATGGAAAAACGCGTCAGAACATGATTTGGTAAATTACCAACAGCGGAAGCTGTAACGATAAGTTTGTAATTGAAGAGGTCGCCCTTTCTTTAAGAGAGCTCATCAAAGTAATCCATTAATTGGAACACAAAACTTGCACAATGGACACCTGCGTACCTGAAGGGCTTCACGTTTACATGCTTTTCCAATGCATTGTCAATACGTACAGTACCTGTTGGTGGGTCAGCGCATTTCTATATTAAGCAAGGTGCGGTCAGGTTACTAAGCGACACAAGATTGTCGAGACGACATATTTAGCCTGGGTTGGATGGGTGCCATGCGTTGTATTGGGGTCATGGAAATTTGGCAAGAACTGTCTCTGAGTCATGCTGCAAACAATTGGACCGTTCTTCTACGGGTGAATGACATGATACGAAATGGATAGCCATCTGCTTACCCTCGATATGGTGAACAGATATTCCTAAATGATCGAATGTATCAATTCGCATGATGCAATCGCACTTGATTTGTGTAAACTTGTCTATGGACAGATATCAAAGTATCTGCAGGGGCAAATGACAGCATGTACCTGTCCGCTGTAAATCTCGCTAAGAATGGGATATGTTGACAGATTGATCCATGGTTTATCGCAGCTGCCTTCATTCCGTGCAAAATCTCCTGGCTGCGTCACGTGACTAGAAGGAAGCCAGGCATTGGTTGGTTTGTGAGAGCCATCGAagttttctcattattcacaCTGGGTAGAACCTTTTAAAGTATGTGAACATTTTGATAAGTACTAAAAGATTTTCGGATGCAGTCTCTGTAAATACATTTCTGTTGTTTTAATGATGCCAATTATTCTTTACTACAATTcttttttatacttttttaaTCCAGTCTAACCATGGTTTGTCTTCCACCATGCCATGATGTTCATGCACACAATGCTCATTCAGTGTACCATCTATTTGAATCTGCATGGCAATTAAGGTTCCTGGTTTTCCGTTATTTCCCGTTTTCAAGTATTGTGACGTAACCTATAACTAAGCCATTCACACGAACGCCCTTTTGCAGTAACCCTGCTCTTCCGGTTTGCCGCTCCGAAGGATAAAATCACCTCGATATTCTATCATTTTACTCTTAAAGCATCTGTTTAATTGAATTCAATCACCCGCCGTAATTCGTTTTTCCATCGCCCTCCCATATTTCCTCGCAATCGCAATACTTTACATGTGTTTCAGTACATTTGCGCTCGTTAATTGATAAGTTGAAGTTAATGGGAAGTCTggaatatttacaaaacatcatttttttcatattggcATATAACTTCCCATCCTGCTTGCATCGAGACTGTGAATATATTATTCCAATAATTTCAACGTTGCCTTTATAGAAGTCATAAAATCATTGTTTCACACAGACACGGTTGTCAGGTAGATATTCATTATGTAGGGTAAGACACTGACAAAGAGGACCCGGAAAAAGTCATCTAAACACAAAGAAGACTATCAAAGACGGGCTCGTAGGTAGATTTTCACCTGATGAGTTGACAGTCTGTCCTTGAAGGCTCGGACGCGCTCCCTCGGACAGCTCATCGATTGGCATGTGTCCCCAGCTGAACTTCTGCCCTTGCCGCGGGTCGGAAACGAGCAAACGTGATGTTTAGCGTGATGCAGGCAAGAATTTTAATTCTATCATAATCAGCTTCATTCTTAACAGTACCCGCAACTAGAAGCCGCCGAAAATGATTGAATGCCATAAATTAAAAACAGGCCAACgttttttcaagttcaagtgCATGTAAGACGCAAATTGTTAAGACCAAGCCTGTCAGAAACTATTTGTTGCTGATATCCCTTGACcctaaaatgataataaatCTATTTTAGGAACAACTGACCTTTCTTGTTTTTGAGTCAGCTCTAGTTATCGCCTCTGAATACCTATTTTCTCATCATGGTTGAACTACCTTGCTGTGACTGAACTATACCCGGCTGTGATTGAAATACCTTGCTGAGAGTGAACTGCATGTATATTTTTACAGATGAAGTCAAGTGTGTGGTGGTGTCAAGGAGGTCCACATAACGTTTAATAAGCACCTCATTAACGAGAATCAACAAAACATCCTGTTTCCATCTGCTGTTTTCACCGATGACTCACACTTTTATCGATAGATTTGAGGGGAAAACAACAGTAATTTTATCAGTGACTAAACAATAATCCTTGAAGAAATCACTGCAAAACAAATCTCCGCCGAGCTAATTCAATGTGTCTTACCATTACAGGTTGCTCGATAACTATGTGCTTACTTTCTGAACAAAACCCGTTCGATATATGCCCTATGTCAAATCTTTCAAATCTTCATTTACAAAACTCGGCAGTCCATCAACATAATTCACTTTAAAAGTTACCGAACTTGAAACCTTGTGACTTTTCAAAGCTTGTAATTTTACCCAAAAGATTCTATGCATCGTAAGTAATTAGACTACAGGAATTATTTCATGGCTTTGTTATAAAAAAAGTTTCCgtgtttgaaaaataataatgattTTCGCCATACTATATCAGAAagaattttttaatttctttatgtcGCTTACTTTTATAGTTTTGTTATTATATGTGTGACGATAAAGATTAAAGCAATCCTAATCACAATGGTtggtatgatgatgatgatgatgatgatgatggtggtgatggtggtggtggtggtggcggtgGTGATTATGGTGATGGTTGCGACGACTACAGTGGGGAAAATTGTGATGGATATGTAGAAGTTGAGGTGTCCGTACTTATAGGCCCTAATGGTATTTATTATGGTGAAACAGATGTTTGTCAAACCCCTTAGATTGCCGGTCATCACTGGGCCATATTACGGGGTATATCATAAATTTTCCACAGTTTTATGATTAAATCAAACTGAGAATTTACGATTAAGGCAGAGCAAACGTCCCTTTCCTATATAtatagtgcaaattttggatGAATAGTGTGAACTATCGGAATCAAGGGTGCATTGatcaaagatttttaaaaaaacacgGCTTACCTGTATTGTCCATTGTGGTCGTCGACAGGAGAGTGGTGTAAAATCGACGTGTCGGGTTGAAGGCTATCGCAGAGACAGACAATACTTCTCATGAATTATCGGACGACATATCTCACGTGCCAGATGTCTCGATGGCGAGATGACTTTTGAGCATGCGTATATCTGCTACGTCACCATTTCAGAGCCGAGACAACCTCAACGAGACCCGGACTCGACTCGGGCAATGGCGACTTTGCCAGTGTCCACGGCAACTCTTGAGATTCGGCGATTGAAGAGTATTAATCAAGACTTGGTTTGACGTAGTTAGTCGCACATGAACGAAGGAGTTTTAAAAAATCAGAATTTCCCCAGAACCTGAAAATAGCTTTGCGGTATTCTTCTGTCCTGATTGTATGTTGGTCACATTGTCGTCCATACTTCTCAATGGTTCAATTTCCTCAGTGTTTGACGAGCATCGGACGGATCATTATGCGTTAACATCGCAAAAACATGCAGAGAATTGAACAATGCACAATATACGACGCGACCTACTTCGATGTTagaacacaaatgcaaaacaaataaacCGAGTTTGAAGTGTcgttcaatgcactgatttCGAATTACTGATGCCGCCAGCCAATAACGAACGTCGTTACAACTTCTGGTGTGGCGACCATTGGTCGTGGAAGGGCTGCCGGTGTAAAGTCCAATGAATTAGAAATATAACAGCCAGTTCGTTTGGACATTCAAGTACTAGCGATTTTGATGAACAGATCTACACAATTTAAGTGCAAAAAAGGTGGGGGCCACCAAGACTTTATTTACATCGGGGACCGcttgtcattttgattttttaaaagtgACACCTGATTTAACACAAATCGGTCGCCTGCCGCATTTTATGACCCAATTTCAGCTGGACGCATATAGCTCTGTATCGGACCACTCGCTGAGTAAAATAAAGCACCAATGGTTGGCTTTTATGGCCAACATATCTTTATAAGTGATCAGATAAAGGAGGTATAAATGGGACGAAggatttccaaaatttgcatgttagGTACTTCACTAAGGTTTGCATGTCTACCAGACAGGCTTTGTTACGGCATCTCCTGGGCACATAGGTGAGGTGGTGGATAGGTCGAACCACGTCTAACAGATTGACCACACAGTCCGCTTGTGGTCAGGTACATGGCGGAAGGATTGATTAGTGGTTTCGTGTCGACAACATAGTTCCCCTCAGAAATTATACCCATAAATGCACTGAAGCTCGATTTTAATGCAAACAGGATAATTTGTATGAATTCGACATGGAGTGGAAGCAATCATTTCTGGTTTACTGAATAAATTGTGCTCTTTTCTAGGGGCTACGAGTCTCCAAACTCGGCGATACGTGTATGTAGCGGCGATTCGGTTTCCAGACTTCCGGCGATTCGGTTTCCAGACTTCCATTTTCCACCATGTACCTGACCACAAGCCGCGACAGTTATTGCCAGTACGTGATTCGGACCAGACGATGGAAATATGGTCACTGATAAGAAAATATACCTGGCATGATTAAACATAACAAACTACGACGATGCCAATACACAACATCCCATCATATCCGATCCGATCCTATAGTACTAAAACCTGTCGTCAGTTTTAGAGGGGCATGCTTTTACCAGCTTTATCTCTTTGTAGCTGGTTGCTGCTTCTCAGAAAGTACACAATAAACATTGCTTTCTATATTATTATTCATTGAAGTCGAAATTTTCTAAACTTTGATACAATGTTTTGAGGTCGCGCTATGGCAAATTTGGTGACGTGATCCCACTACAAAATTGACGTGacactttttttttttgaaaaagataaatttatttcaacatagtcacaaataaaacaaatctacataactgtgaatgcgttaaaattacaatgcgtcttgtgtgaaaaaacaaataattagctgtttgattacaaagatcatcatatgaatgcattcaggatgcattcttctccttccagtcttacaaggcttgaaaactttgtgataaaatcctcagttttgttcatcatcttataaatgaaatacaatgtattcatccatgaggagagatgacatttcaattgcatgacataggattgaagggaaactttaatcccatcaagagtaaccgaatttcgaatattccaaactgtatattttacaaaggaagtaatacagtaaataatgtcagatgttgcattattatcattttcgattcctgcaattgctaatcttttgatattgatattattatcaaagttgtggtttctgacaaagaaagaaatacatttctgccagatttctttaacatatttacactcaaataagatgtgttccagtgtttcttcttggccacaaatatggcatttcccatcacttaaattgaaagttttggccaagcttcctgtgactaggcctcgatggaaaatcttccaatttaaatcatttactgaattgctgacaatttctgttgaattaagacggcttaatagagtagctttgtaactgtcagtaagacttagattctcagcccatttttgacaaatctgacctctgactgcatgccatttcttatcaactaatttccaataaagtgacttggttttgacctcactttttgtcagaccataattctctaagtctaagatatcatagttttcttcattttggatgtttgaagaaatgatttgtttccaggaatctggaatagcattgaggagtgtttcatattctgttttgatttcctcttgcacatgtctatttgtacctcctctaatttttgcaattatatcccattgttgaagccagtcatttctgtcatcattccagatgtccctaagccttaaaattccactctttgaccatttgtcataaaagaggacacttccttcattcttaatattgtcgttataccacagaacttctctaagaagattctgttttgatgttggcagattcactcttgtaagtctaagtgacttccaggtatttaacatatccccatacaccattggggttcgtttgttgttgactttgaaattgagatggaggtagtgataatcactattaagtttattgtcataactcgctatgaaatattttgataagctggcccatttaggggtccccttatctggatttttctcaaatagtttcataagccactttaattggagtgcattaattttttcttcaatgtcgacaacttttttgccacagtcatcatatctttgaatgaaaatacccctttttataacttctcgtttacctctccaaataaatttccataatgtactatttgcttcattaataatttccttaggtacgtgatcaaatgatgccaggtaccataattttgatgcagccagcatattagCTACTATTGCTCTGCCTTTAAACGACAGATTTCTAGTATTCCAGATCTTAAGgcaattcgtaaatttttccatcactgttttccagttttctctagatgtgttactgtttccaaacccaactcccaagatctgtaaaaccttgtttgaaaaatcgatcccttccactgaatcagtgcggtttttaaaactcccagcccataaacctttggatttctttttgttcagctttgcacctgttgctttttcatatttgttgaacattttcaatgactgagtaatgcttttcaaatttctcaagtaaagagtcgtatcatctgcaaaactcTTAATTTTTTCCTCTTGTTTGTCTGGTAGTATGAATCCTGATATGCTGTCATCTCTACGAATATTTTCGGCTAGCACTTCTGCTGACGTGACACTTTTGAGTCATCGTTCCGTGACAGCGCCATCAACGTTGGATGAGCGAAACGAGGTAAGCAGAGAAAACGCTTGTGCAAACGCTTTTGCGACAAAAATGTCTCGTGATTTAATTCACATATATTTCAGTATACATTCGTTATTGTCGACATTAATCTAAGAAATAGCGCTTGCAAAGAGCAAATTAATGTCGGTCACTTTAAGCCTTATGGTATTCAACATCCATGAGATTTTTACCGCGACATTCGATGTCAAGTGAGAGTGCACGTGCACTGTCTTTGTTGGGGGCGCTGTTCAATATTCAAAACAGTAGTTGTACGTCGGGATATTCGGGACGGCAAAATTCGTTGCCGAGTGTTATGGTAACACAGTGACGTACATGCCTTAACAATATCGGCATGTCTTACATACGACAGCGTTATTCATTACCGAGGGACATTCCTGACGTCTCATTTGTATTCAATCTAAAGAATTATTTgtgcattatattaccatgccctacCCGTCGCATTTCGATTGGTCGAGCTGatccacgtgactgaccacaaatacacagtaatggttcgtttacatgcccgtgaatatgaataataagattaacaactcaaagtatcgtaactttacagctcaaacataaatcataatcaatcacaaaataaaatggaggacttgtaggtcaagttgagatacttttttctgaaaacatctccggatttgccaattttttacagcgcgcgtgacaggcgtcgcgtattgctcagtttctggggccgagttgtcgttcgctcctgaaattttcggaaattttgactgttttcttggattcgctgataatataatggaaataacagactccg is a window encoding:
- the LOC139136878 gene encoding ankyrin-1-like isoform X2: MDNTGTNGCNRQTTEDRLFDAIETGGHFKALELVKRADLRTTRNGFTLLHQAAIHSQSKIVGAIFKKMVDFAEFNALRVQNEVSKFNDMTALEIARKMNFPKVVRSIEEAVTVEKYQNDLHKAAKIGDVTEIRQLCKSGHDINKRGKFGETPLHVACGAGHLEAVKVLLDEGADYTIPTKRSVSVVFTAAYWGHYTILKYLLDNCPDLDVNCRDETYETALHGAADYGAMQIYDLLLEKGANHVANRIGETPMHIAAYRGNLEILHKMLQRPDDEDFLNERTLERNTPLHYAVHGGRHEMTTYLVREGAKVNAKNIQKTTPLHLAAVKGNLKICHLLMRYGADVNAAEKSGDTALHEAAENGNLPIVETLVENGVNVNAKNKLGERPLHKAAMRGHLSTVKFFIEFGALVDARTKVGDTALILAAGNGHPFVAEYLIRCGANFEILRNEEEKPYGVKLSALHAAVVYGHIEVVRVLLANSAPMEYDGCSLTPLHCAAMNADAEMITVLLGSTDEIIGQCARQQNDNSEKRRGSTPGELPMGIITRRDQNSNDVEPNSSNVSDEDSIGHEEDELIRQQFQNAYQRRRSSRRDSATNGTVDKMLERSWPQEEFEISHYRFRRGSNTGGDEITAEEDELIRQQFQLYNSRRRSSRNSFQNDDVNFSEIITAEEDQIIRRQFQALGSRQRGSRGSLSQQLPDSVVTAEQISLFNNGKRRCSSRGSIGSIHLNDTQSTPGRMGMPRQSIAGPLGLQELFSGNWSLVDITDTQGRSPLHLAAEKGSIETVRVLLENGADVNRLTKQKRGPLHFAAARGHTEVVKLLLDEGSEINQRDRYLLTARDVAENKRHDDVVDLLEERGAKDLACVIQ
- the LOC139136878 gene encoding ankyrin-1-like isoform X1; this translates as MYCVHGAIPCHITSCSSIELLSSQFGPIDYRVTHRKRTPNEHNNGTNGCNRQTTEDRLFDAIETGGHFKALELVKRADLRTTRNGFTLLHQAAIHSQSKIVGAIFKKMVDFAEFNALRVQNEVSKFNDMTALEIARKMNFPKVVRSIEEAVTVEKYQNDLHKAAKIGDVTEIRQLCKSGHDINKRGKFGETPLHVACGAGHLEAVKVLLDEGADYTIPTKRSVSVVFTAAYWGHYTILKYLLDNCPDLDVNCRDETYETALHGAADYGAMQIYDLLLEKGANHVANRIGETPMHIAAYRGNLEILHKMLQRPDDEDFLNERTLERNTPLHYAVHGGRHEMTTYLVREGAKVNAKNIQKTTPLHLAAVKGNLKICHLLMRYGADVNAAEKSGDTALHEAAENGNLPIVETLVENGVNVNAKNKLGERPLHKAAMRGHLSTVKFFIEFGALVDARTKVGDTALILAAGNGHPFVAEYLIRCGANFEILRNEEEKPYGVKLSALHAAVVYGHIEVVRVLLANSAPMEYDGCSLTPLHCAAMNADAEMITVLLGSTDEIIGQCARQQNDNSEKRRGSTPGELPMGIITRRDQNSNDVEPNSSNVSDEDSIGHEEDELIRQQFQNAYQRRRSSRRDSATNGTVDKMLERSWPQEEFEISHYRFRRGSNTGGDEITAEEDELIRQQFQLYNSRRRSSRNSFQNDDVNFSEIITAEEDQIIRRQFQALGSRQRGSRGSLSQQLPDSVVTAEQISLFNNGKRRCSSRGSIGSIHLNDTQSTPGRMGMPRQSIAGPLGLQELFSGNWSLVDITDTQGRSPLHLAAEKGSIETVRVLLENGADVNRLTKQKRGPLHFAAARGHTEVVKLLLDEGSEINQRDRYLLTARDVAENKRHDDVVDLLEERGAKDLACVIQ